GGCGGTGGTCCGGCGGGTTCAGCTCGGACAGATCGAGCGTGGGGAACCTGGCCGCGAGGGTGCGCAGCGTGGCGGACGCCGTCCGTGGGCGCGGCGTGGCGCCTGCGGAGGGCCGTCCGGGCCGCCGTCTCCGCGCGGATGCCGGTGAGCTCGACGAAGGCGCCCGGCAGCAGCGCGACGTCGCAGGCGCGGCGGCCCGCGCCTCGCGCAGGCAGGTCTCGACGTCGAAGGGGGATGCGGCCCGGCCGGCCTCGGTGCGCCAGTCATGGCTGCTCGGCAGGTAGGCGGCGTCGAGCGGCATGACGGGTCTGTCCGACTGCCGCGCGGCCGCGAGCGAGTCGGCGGAATACGTGGTCACGCCGCGCCGTCCTGGTCCGACGGCGTCCCGAGGTGGGACGACCCGGTCGCCGGGCCGGGGCCGAGCAGGGCCACGAGCAGCGCGGCCACGGCCAAGGCGGCCGCCCCCCCACAACAGGGCCGTGATGCCCGCCGCTTCGACGACGACGCCGCCGAGGAAGGCGCCCAGGGCGATCGCGGCCGTGAAGACGCCGACGTAGAGCCCGGTGACCTGTTCAAGCCGGTCGGGGGCGGACTGGGTCATCCAGATCTGCGCGCTCACCGAGAGGCCGCCGTAGGCGAGGCCCCACAGGGCGATCGCGGCACCGGCGATCCAGGCGACGGCGCCGAAGAACACCAGCAGCGTGATCGACGCGGTGATGCCCAGCGTCAACGTCAGCACCGTGGCCCGGGCCCGCCGGGCCGCGAGCGCGCCCGCCGCGAAGTTGCCGCCCAGTCCGAAGACGCCGTAGATCAGCAGGAGCAGCGCCACCGCCGACGGGGTCAGCGCGGCCCGCTCCTCCAGAATCGGCCGTACGTAGGTGTAGGCGGCGAAGTGCGCGGTGACGAGGAAGACGACCAGGATCAGCCCGGCGACCACCGGGGCGCGGCGAGACAGGGGCGTGCCGCGGCCTGCCGAGGGCGAGCCGGCCGACGGTGCGGGTCGAGACAGCCGGGGCAGGGTCAGCCGCAGCCCGACGCCCAGGAGCACGGCTGCCGCCGCCAACGCGCCGAAGGCGGCCCGCCAGCCGAAGGCGTTGCCCACGATCGTGCCGAGTGGCACGCCGACGACCGAGGCCGCCGCGACGCCGCTGACGGCGCAGGACACCGCCAGCGCGATGTCGCGGGGCGCCACGAGCCGGGTCGCGACGGCGGAGGCCAGCCCCCACACCACGCCCATGCCGACGCCGAGGATGATGCGGGAGACGACCAGAAGACCGAAGCCCGAGGCGACGGCGGTCAACACGTTGCCGAGGGCCAGCACCAGCATCGCCGCGGCGAGCACGCCTCGACGATCGCGTCCGCCCAGGAGCCGGGGAACCAGCGGCGCGGTGACCGCGGTGACGAGACCGGTGATGGTCAGACTGAATCCGGTCGTGCCCGGCGAGATGCGCAGACCCTCGGCCATCGGGGTCAGCACCCCGACGGGCAGCATCTCGGAGGTCACCACGATGAACGTGCTCAGACTCAGCACCGCTACCGCCGCCCACTGTCCGACGGTGGTGCGGGTGGACGGCACCTCGGCGGCGTCCACCGATGTTGACGAAACCATGAATTCAGTCAACAGCGGGCTATCACGGCGAACAACGACGATCCGTTCACGGATCGATCAGCCACGATGATCGATGGGCAAGGGGGACGCGGTGAACCAGATACACCTGCAGGAGGTCGAGTGCCTGCTCGCGCTGGCCGAAGAGCTGCACTTCGGGAACACCGCGGCCAGGCTGGGCTGTTCGCAGAGCCGGGTGAGTCAGCTGATCTCCGGACTGGAGGCCCACGTCGGGGCGCGACTCGTCGAGCGGACCAGCAGACGGGTCTCGCTGACCCGGTTCGGCGCCCAGTTCGTCGACGAGATCCGGCCCGCCTACACCGCGTTGGACACCGTGTTCGCCCACGCTCGGGATCGTGCGCGGCGCGGCGCGCTGTGCGAACTGCGCATCGGCTTCCATGGCAGCGTCTACGAGGAGATCACGCTGGCGTTCCGCAGGTTGCGGGCGCAGCATGAGGTGACGGTCATGCTGAGTGAGATCCCGCTCGGCTCGCCGTTCTCGGATCTGCTGGGCGGCCGTCTCGACGCGGTCGTCGTCGAGCTGCCCGTGCACGAGCCCGCGTTGACCGTCGGCTTCCGCTTCCCGCCGCAGGATCAGCTGCTCGCGGTGGCCGCGGCGCATCCGCTGGCCGTGCGCGATGAGGCCGACGTCGAGGATCTTGCGGGCCTGGACGTCCTCTACCGCAGCGGCGACGCCCCCGACTACTGGCGGCACGCGCGCGTACCGCCCGCCACGCCCGCGGGCAGGCCGATCCGGTCCACGACCGGCATCGCCACCATCCAGGAGGGCCTCGCGCTGGTGGCGGGGGGTGAGCACGCCATGCTGGTCTGCCGCCCGCTGGCCGAGCGTTCGCACCGCGAGGACGTGCGCTACCTGCCGGTCCACGGGTTGGACGAGCCGTCCCAACTCGGCCTGGTCTGGCGCACCGACGGTGCCGGACCACAGCTGGCCACGCTCGCACGACTCCTCCGGGAGGAGTTCGGTCGCGACGCGGACTCCCCGGCACGACCGGGCCGTCGGACACACGGGGATACGGCGGGGGCGGCGGGGTCGGCGGGGCGGGGCGCTCCGGCGGCGTCGGGGCCGACGGGGTCGGTCGGATCGGTGGGGCCGGTGGGACGGGCGGCGTCGACCGGGCCGGCCGCTCCAGCGGCGTCGGCGGGGCCGACGGAAGGTCGTGGTCCCGGTGGGCGGCGTCGGACCTGCGCGGTGGCCGCGCCGGAGGGGCGATCGGATTCAGGTTCGGCGTGAGCGGGTCTCGCGAGAGTGGGTCTGGCGTGGCCCGCTCGGCGGTGATCGATGCGCCGGTTCGCCTGCCGCCGACCGGCGCGGGGGTCCCGCGTCAGAACACGCAGGTACCCCTCGGGATGTTGCCGTAGGCCAGGTAGTTCACGCTCGCGACCATCGGAGATTCCTGCTTGAGTCGGGCCGACAGTTCCTTGCCTCGTTCGATCCAGGCGTGTTCGGCCTCGGGGGTGGGGAAGTCGGATTTATCGTAGTCCACGTGGTTGTAGATCGCTTGGTATTCCGCGTCCCAGGTTTCGAAGTCTCGGACGAGGTCGGCGTTGAGGTCGAGGAATTCCACGGCGTCTTCGGTAGTGTGGTTGTAGGTGTCCTCCTCGTCCCCGTTGTCGTAGTAGAAGTAGTTTTCCTGCCATCCGCCGAGGATGGTCACTTCAACGGCCATGTCGGCTCACTTTCGATGCAGGTCGCGGCGGATCTTCTGTTGTGCATGCGTTGTGGCGATCAGAACACGCAGGTGCCCTTCGGGATGCTGCCGTCGGCTAGGTAGTTCACTCGGGCGACCATCGGCGACTCCCGCTTCAGCCGCGCCGACAGTTCCTTGCCCCGCTCGAACCAGGCATGTTCGATCTCCGGCGTCGCGAAGCCGATTTCCCTACCCCTGACCCGGTCGAAGATCGCTTGGTATTCCGCGTCCCAGGCTTCGAGGTCGCGGACCAGGTCTGCGTTGAGATCAAGAAACTCCGTGGCCTCTTCGGTGGTGTGGTTGAGCGTGTCCTCCTCGTCCCCGTTGTCGTAATAGAAGTACTCCTCGTCCCATCCGACGACGATGGTCACGTCAACGGTCATGTCGGCTCACTTTCGGTGCAGGTCGCGGCGGATCTTTCGTTTACGGGAGATGGGGTTTGCCCCGTAGATCTTCCCATCTGAGTCGGTGCTGATCGCGACGCGGCGTCGCTCGCCGAGATACTCGACCTCGTACACCGGTCGGTCTCTTCCGCAGTGTCCGACCACGGTACCGTGCCGAACAGCGGCGAAGAGGAAGTCCTCGATCTCCTCGCGTGCGATGTGGATCCCTGCGAAGTCTCCGACACGATCCGGCAAAAGTACGTGCCCCATCCCGGTTCTGTCGTTGCCGTTCTCGATCCAGATGATCCGGCCGTCTTCGAGGCGTTCCGCTCGCACGACATCGTCCGGATCGACCGCCGCACCTCGCCGTCGGAGTTCGGCGATCTCCTCGGCGTACCTGACCTTCGGGTCACGGTCTCCTGCAACGGGGGCCGTGCCACCGCTATCGGGTTGCCTAGGATCGCTGCGGCTGAGCGGGTCTAGTGGCGGAACGCCGTGACCGCCGTCGTTGATGCCGTGGCCGGCGATGTCGCGGCAGTAGCCGTCGATCACATCCTGGGGTTCGGCGAGCAGCGCGTGTGCGGTGCGGACGTCGTCGGCGGATCGGGTGGCGAGATCGTTGGCTTGTGCGATTTCGGGTTGGGTGGAGTGGTGGGTGGCGGTGGCGAAGATTGCCGCTCCGTCGGTGATGGCGGCGTCGGCTTGGCGGGTGGCGTGGCGGGCTTGGGTGAGTAGGTCGTGTGCGTGGCGGAGTTGGGCGACCACGTCGGTGACCGACAATGCTCGACTCCTCACTGTTCGTGTCTGCCCATGGTGGCGGAAGAGCGTCTCGTGGTCGAACGAGTTCTCGTCAGTACGTCTAGACGCCGTCAGTCGTGGCGACGACGTGCCTCGCGTGCTTGGCACCAGGCGTGGGCGGCGAAGGCCATGTCGCGTGTCCAGGTCCGATGAGGGTCCTGGTCGGCGATCTCCTGCCACAGCAGCAGGGAAGCGGCGGCGAAGGCGTCGAGGTCACGTGGTCTGGCGGTGTGCCATGCGGGAGTACGGCTGGCCCAGTGTTCGGCCGAGGCCGGGTTGTGTCCGTCGGCGATCATCTGGAGCAGGAGACAGCACGGGTCGATCCAGGGCGCCCCGCGTGCGGCCCAGGCCCAGTCGATCAGCCGCGCGGTTCCGTCCGAGGTGATCAGGACGTTCTCGGGGTTGTAGTCGGTGTGCAGCAACGCATCACCGACCAGCTGGGCGGGCTCGGCGCCTTCGGGTAGGTACGGCCCCCATCGCCGGACGGCGTCGGTGATGGTGACCTCCTGCGGTGGGCAGGGGATCTCGCCGACCGTCTGAAGGAGTTCCACGACGGCGGGCAGGTCTGTCGAGCCCGGTCGGTAGTCGGCGTGCCGCGCGTCGACGGCGTCGAAGCCCAGTACGTCCCAGCCCGCGACCTCGGGCAGCCGCCACCGCAGTGCGGGAGCGACCCGCGCGACGTGCGGGGCGACGGCGGCTTCTCGGCGGTGCGCGGCGATACCGGCGTGTGTGGCGTGACGAACCCCCTTGACGAAGAACCTGCCGCCGACGCCGTCGACGACAGCGGCCAAGGCCGAGTTGGCGCCGCCGGACGCGGTGCGGACCTGGCTGATCGGCCCGGTTCGGGTGCCGATCGCAGCGCGCACCTCGGCGGGGATGTCGTGCCAGCCGAGCCGTTGTTGCATCGGGCCTCTTCGTCAGTGCCAGGTCGGTCGTCGTGGGCGGTGGTAGCGGTACGACGGTGGGCCGCCGCCGATCGCGACGCCGTCGGCAACCGGCGCTCGATCGGTGATCGGATGCTGTGCAGGCGCATCGGTTCGACGAGCCAGGCTCTTCGACGTCGTCGATGAACGTGAGCGCGTCGGCCGCCGGCTCGGATGGCGATGGCGATGGCGCCGTCGGTGATGGCGGTGTCGGTGGGAGGGTGGCGTGGCGGCGCGCTTTCGTCGTCAGCCGGGTTCGACGAGTCGGTGGGTTCCGTCGGCTCCGACGTGGACGCGGTGCTGCTCGGGGGCGGGGCGTCCTCGCCGATCCCAGCGGGCGAGGAACTCGGTGATCTCGGACCACAGCCTGAGGTCTCCGGTCACCTCCACGCGGTCGCCGTCGCGTTCGGCGGCCCGGCACTGTGTTCCGTCGGTGTCGGTCAGCACGTGGACGAGGCGTCCCTGCTGGTCGCGCCGGGAGGTCCGCCGTAGTCCGGGGCGCGGTACGGAGAGCAGTGCACGGCCCTCGGGGTGGTCTAGGGCGGCAGGCAGGGTGGTGGAGAGTGCCGGACCGTCGGTGGCGGCCGTCGATGCGCCGATGGCAGGCGGGGTGGGGTTGGCGGGGGCGTCGGGCGCGGGTCGTCGGGCCATGAATCCGGCCTGCTGCGGCAGGATCGGGCCTTCGGCGGTGCCGTCGGGACGCACGGTGAGCGTGACCAGGGTGAAGCCGAGGTTGACGAGGATCATTCCGCCGGGACGGACTTGACGCAGCCAGGCCGCCGGGATGTGGTCGAGACCGCAGGTGGTGATCAGCCGGTCGAACGGTGCGTGATTGGGAAGGCCGCCGGCGCCGTCTCCGACGGCGAGCACGGGTGCGAGGTCGAGGGCGGCGAGTCGGCGTCGGGCGGTGGTGACGAGGTCGGCGTCGATGTCGACGGAGCACACGTCTCGGTCGCCGAGTCGGCGGCTGAGCAGGGCGGCGTTGTAGCCGGTTCCCGTGCCGATCTCCAGGACTCGATGACCGTCGCGGACGTCGAGCGCATCCAGCATGAGGGCCATCAGGCCGGGGGCGGTGCTGCTGGAGATCGGGGTGCCGTCGGCGTCGAGCGCGGTGACGAGGGTGGTGTCGCTGTAGATGTGGGCGAGCCGGTCGGGATCGTCTGCCGCGATCGGGACGAGGATGGGGGAGCCGGGGCGGGCCACGGCGAAGTCGTCGACGAAGGCGTCTCGGGGAACGCTGCGGAAGGCGCTCTGCCACGCCGGGCCGGTGAGATGCCCGGCGGTGATCAGATTCGTGACGAGTTCTTCGTGGAGGTCGGTGACGGTCGGGGTCACGTGGTCGTCCTTCGAGTAGTGAGTACGTCGGCCAGGGCGGCGGTGAGGGGTAGTCCGGTGTGCTGTTCGAGCCAGGCCCATTGGCCGTTGGGGTTGTTCTCCAGGAACGTCCACGTGCCCTCGGGTGTGACGATCCAGTCGGACGCGGAATAGACGAGGCCGAGTTCGCGATTGAGCGCGGCGAGCCCTGCGGCGGCGTCGGCGGGCATCTCGATCGGTTCGTAGGTGAGGCGGTCGTGATCAGCACGCCAGTCCAGGACGTCGGAGTCGTCAGGGGTGTCGATGCGCACGGCGAAGACACGGCCGCCGATGAACGTCACGCGAACCGAATAGGCGCAGCGAACCCGTTCCTGGAACAGGTGCGTGGTCGTCCGTACCCCCTCGTCGATCTGTGCCGTAGTGACGAGATCGGTGTGCAGGAGAAGACGTTCTCCCTCGGGGGTACGGGGTCCGCCGCGCAGGGGCTTGTACACGGTTCCGCCGGTCTGTCGAGCGACGAACGCACGAGCTGCGGCCGGGTCGTTCGTGATCAGAGTGGCAGGCACCACCAGTCCTGCCGCCGCTGCCAGGCGCAGTTGGTGAGGCTTGTGGTCGGCCGGCCGGTTGCGGTGCGGATGGTTGACCCAGACGACATCGGGCAGCGTGGCCAGGAGACCGCCGAGACCGAACTCGGCCTCGGCGGTCATCCACGCCTGCTCCGTGCCGTCCCGGCTGCCGTAGCCGCTCGGCTTGCGCCACCACGCCGCCTTCACCGAGGAGAGATCGGTGTCACGGTGCTCATCCTGAAGCCCGCCGCTCCACGGTTCGCCCGTGCTCGCAAGCTCGGCGGTCACGCGAAGCGATCCCGCACGAAGGTCCGCGAGATCGAATCGGTGAACTGGAACGCCCCGTTGGTCGAGTTCTCGGATGACCAGATCAGCGGTGATGTCGCCGACCCTGGTGATCACCAGTACGGAATCAGGCATCTCGTCGAAGATCCTCAGTCGTCCTGGTCGACGAACCACTGGTTATCGTGCTTGGTGTCGCACGGAGTGGACGCGAGCATGACCGCCGGGTCGTCGATCGCCGCGATGCCGTTCCGGGTGAGGCTGATCTGTCGGATCGGATCGTAGGCCAGCTCGGGCAGCTCCGAAGCCCCACCAGTCGGCAGGCCTGCCCGAGTCAGGCCCAGGGGAAGCGCAGCAGTCTGTGACATGTTCACTCCATTTCGATCGATCTCATGCAGAGTTGAGACGAGGCGAAGTGAATTCGCCTGATGTCAGGCTGTCACGCGAAAGCCCGATGGGAAAATGAACCAATCGAGTGATATTCGATGCCGCAATTTCAGAATGGCAGCATGAATTCGGCGCCCCCGTTTGCTGGTGGAACGCCTCCGTTCACTCCGAATTCAGTGCCGCTTTTTGAAGGACCTCCCCGACCGTGGTGATGTCGCTGCCGAGCGCCCGTAGCGCGGCCAACACCCCGGTGGCCTGTTCGTAGCGGCGGAGGGTGGGTGTGCCGATGAGGGAGGTGGGTTGTTCGCTGCCGTCGGCGACGGGGGTGAGTCGTCGGATGAGTGCGGCTGCGGCGGTCTGGGCGGTGGTGGCGGCGGTGTTCCGGGCGGGGTGAATGCGTGGGGGCGGGTCATGGGGTCTCCGGCGGGTTCTCGGTGGGGGTGTGTAGTCGGTCGATCGCGTGGAGCGCGCGGTCGATCTCCTGAAGCGGGCTTCGTGGGTCTGGGGGGAGTGCGGGGGGCACGTCGTAGGGGGCGGCGAGGACGGCGGTGATCGCGGTGATGCGCTCGTGGCGGAGTCGGTCGCCTGCGGGGGTCGTGCCGATCAGGCGGGCATCGGCGCTCAGGGTGATCAGGCCGTGGGCTTGCAGGTCTAGTGCGCCGTCGAGTGCTGTGTCGGTGGTCTGGCCGGTCTCGGTGGCGAGGTCGGTGAGGGTTCGTTCGGTGCGTCCGCAGGCGAGTAGCAGGGTGTCGGCGGTCTGATCGAGGTGGGCGGGTCGGGTCTGGGCGGTGGCGTCGGCGATGTGGATGCGCATCCGGAGCAGCAGGGCGCGGATCTCGGTGGCGACCATCTCGTCGATCGCCACGGGTGGTGTCGGTGGTGGGTGTCGTCGTGGGGTGCGGCGGGGTCGGTCGGGTCGGTGGGGGTGGGACACGGGGGCCTTTCGGTGGTGGTGGGGGGTGTCGCGGGCACGTGGTTGTCGGCACGTGCCCGCGACACCGGGGCCGGGGCCCGCCGCGGGGGGTTCGGCGGCGCCGCGGCCCGGCAGCGTCCCGCCGGGTGGGCCGCGGGACGGAGGTCGTGGTCAGCCGGCTGAGGCCGGGGCCGGTAGTGCGGCGAGGTGTTGGCGGGCTTCCCAGAGCAGGCCGCGTAGCGCGGTGAGGTGTCCGGCGGTCGCCGCGTCGCCGTCGCCGAGACACGCGATGTCGAACTCGGCGCGGCCCTGCGCGCCGCTCCAGTGCAGCGCGGCCAGTCGGATCGGGACGTCGAGCACCCGTGCGTAGAGGAAACCGGCCGTGGCCGCCCGCACGTCCGGTTCCTCAGGGTCGTGCCAGGCGACCGGTTCCACCACGTCGGAGTTGACCAGCAGGCAGGGGTGGTGCCGATGCCCCGGCCATCGGGCGTAGAAGGGCAGGTAGCGGCCGCGTCCGCCGAGTAGATCGCTCAGCCTCCCGACGGCCTCCCACAACGGTCGCTGCCCGTCCCGCGGGTATTGCGGGCATTCGCCGAGCATCAGCACGTCCACGGGATGCGCCGCGATCGTGGCGATGAGCGGATCGAGGTCGATCCGACCGTCCGGCCGCAACCCGCCGTCCTCGTAGTTGAACGTGCCGACACTGAACACATCCATGGCAGCGTGAACCCTTCTCTGGGATCGATCGGTTTTTCCGAAGCGGTGGTGCGGGCGGCGGTCGTGTCCCCGCCCGCACCACCTGGTGGCCCGACCTACGCGGTGTCCCGCGTCGGGGGAGGGTCGGGCCGTCCGCCCGGCGCGGAGCACGCCGCGCCGGGCGGGAGTTCGGAGACGAGCACGCCGGGCGCCGGCGTCGGCTCGACTGACGGCGCCGCGCCCAGACACGCCCCGCACACCAGCGCCGTGCCTGCCGCAGCGAGGACGTCGACGTCGGCCACCGGCAGCACCAGGCCGCACCGTGCCCGCAGCAACGCCGCCTCCGCCGAGAACATCGGACAGACGTGCACCACCCGCTCGGCCTCGGCCGCCGCGCGCAGCCGCACCGGCCACACCCGCGCGGACGCCACCGGCACCGACGGCGGACGGCGACGACCGGCGACGACGTCATGACAGAGCAGCACGGCCGCACGGTGGCGAACTCGACCCCGTCGACGTCGACCGGCGGGGGCGGCCCCACCAGCATCGGCCGCCCGCACACCGCCACCACCACCCGCCCGGCGACCGGCGGCGCGCCGACGATCAGATGCCGATCCAGACACAACCCCGCCCGCGGAACGGTGTCCTGGGTGAACCACGGCCATCCCGTCACCGCACGACCGCCCACGACGGACGAGCCGGGTGCCCGGACGCGGCCGCTCGACACTCGGCACAGGGCTGATCGTCATAGACCAGATCCAGCAACGGCAGGTGATTCAGCGGCGAGAAACGCTCACCGGGAGCACACACCGGCCGGACCCGACCACCGTCCCAGATGGCATCCGACAGGTGGGTGTCTCCCATTCGGACCGACCTGACGAACCACGCCAGCCCGTTCATCGCCGCACCGCCGGAACACACGTCGCGCACGGCGGCAGCCGCACCCACTCGCCCACCGACACCAGCACCGCACCGCACACGGCGACGGTCACCGACCGGTACTCGACGTCCCGCCGATGCTCCAACCGCCGAAACCGGCCCGCCCACCGCGAGTCCGCCAGCCCTGCCTCCGGACTCGGCGATCCGTCGGCCACTCCGGCACCACCGCCGTCACGACGCCACCCCCAGACCGGCACCGGCCCGCGCAACGCGGACACGACGTCGAGGGCCGCTGTGGAGCGCCCCAGCGACCACGGGCAGCACCACCGCCCGCGAGACAGCGGGCGTCCCGATGGCCGTCAACGCCGCGAAGTCCACGGTCCACGACCCCCGAGCCCTCGAAAGCCGCTCCGCCTCGCGAATCCGTACCCAGTCCCGACGCGACGGCCGACGCCGCCGGGGACGCCGGGAACGCCAACCACGGGCGAACTCCCATGCCGCGACAGCGCCCACGGCCAAGCAGGCACCCAGCAGGACCGCCGCGAGTCGGCTGCTGCCCTGAACTTCTGACGGCTCCATGGCTAGGATCGCCACGGAGCGTGACGCGACGAGGCTCATCGTCGCTCCTCTCCATCATGAGGGGGTCGGGCCGACCAGCCCGTCGGCCCGGCGCCCCTCTTACTTCTCGTTCCGGTGTTGAGACGCCCGGATCGCTCTGAGATCGATTCACACGTGGGCAGGGGACCCTAAGTCGCGGCATCTCCAGCACTGCCCGTCTTCGGGCGCAATTTCGCTTGGCAATCACGCACGTGGGAC
This genomic stretch from Actinoalloteichus hoggarensis harbors:
- a CDS encoding MFS transporter yields the protein MVSSTSVDAAEVPSTRTTVGQWAAVAVLSLSTFIVVTSEMLPVGVLTPMAEGLRISPGTTGFSLTITGLVTAVTAPLVPRLLGGRDRRGVLAAAMLVLALGNVLTAVASGFGLLVVSRIILGVGMGVVWGLASAVATRLVAPRDIALAVSCAVSGVAAASVVGVPLGTIVGNAFGWRAAFGALAAAAVLLGVGLRLTLPRLSRPAPSAGSPSAGRGTPLSRRAPVVAGLILVVFLVTAHFAAYTYVRPILEERAALTPSAVALLLLIYGVFGLGGNFAAGALAARRARATVLTLTLGITASITLLVFFGAVAWIAGAAIALWGLAYGGLSVSAQIWMTQSAPDRLEQVTGLYVGVFTAAIALGAFLGGVVVEAAGITALLWGGGRLGRGRAARGPARPRPGDRVVPPRDAVGPGRRGVTTYSADSLAAARQSDRPVMPLDAAYLPSSHDWRTEAGRAASPFDVETCLREARAAAPATSRCCRAPSSSSPASARRRRPGRPSAGATPRPRTASATLRTLAARFPTLDLSELNPPDHRRRACSPRTRPTSSPPTAHTRAAPLGPC
- the tgmB gene encoding ATP-grasp ribosomal peptide maturase — protein: MPDSVLVITRVGDITADLVIRELDQRGVPVHRFDLADLRAGSLRVTAELASTGEPWSGGLQDEHRDTDLSSVKAAWWRKPSGYGSRDGTEQAWMTAEAEFGLGGLLATLPDVVWVNHPHRNRPADHKPHQLRLAAAAGLVVPATLITNDPAAARAFVARQTGGTVYKPLRGGPRTPEGERLLLHTDLVTTAQIDEGVRTTTHLFQERVRCAYSVRVTFIGGRVFAVRIDTPDDSDVLDWRADHDRLTYEPIEMPADAAAGLAALNRELGLVYSASDWIVTPEGTWTFLENNPNGQWAWLEQHTGLPLTAALADVLTTRRTTT
- a CDS encoding methyltransferase domain-containing protein gives rise to the protein MTPTVTDLHEELVTNLITAGHLTGPAWQSAFRSVPRDAFVDDFAVARPGSPILVPIAADDPDRLAHIYSDTTLVTALDADGTPISSSTAPGLMALMLDALDVRDGHRVLEIGTGTGYNAALLSRRLGDRDVCSVDIDADLVTTARRRLAALDLAPVLAVGDGAGGLPNHAPFDRLITTCGLDHIPAAWLRQVRPGGMILVNLGFTLVTLTVRPDGTAEGPILPQQAGFMARRPAPDAPANPTPPAIGASTAATDGPALSTTLPAALDHPEGRALLSVPRPGLRRTSRRDQQGRLVHVLTDTDGTQCRAAERDGDRVEVTGDLRLWSEITEFLARWDRRGRPAPEQHRVHVGADGTHRLVEPG
- a CDS encoding LysR family transcriptional regulator; translated protein: MNQIHLQEVECLLALAEELHFGNTAARLGCSQSRVSQLISGLEAHVGARLVERTSRRVSLTRFGAQFVDEIRPAYTALDTVFAHARDRARRGALCELRIGFHGSVYEEITLAFRRLRAQHEVTVMLSEIPLGSPFSDLLGGRLDAVVVELPVHEPALTVGFRFPPQDQLLAVAAAHPLAVRDEADVEDLAGLDVLYRSGDAPDYWRHARVPPATPAGRPIRSTTGIATIQEGLALVAGGEHAMLVCRPLAERSHREDVRYLPVHGLDEPSQLGLVWRTDGAGPQLATLARLLREEFGRDADSPARPGRRTHGDTAGAAGSAGRGAPAASGPTGSVGSVGPVGRAASTGPAAPAASAGPTEGRGPGGRRRTCAVAAPEGRSDSGSA